A part of Paraliobacillus zengyii genomic DNA contains:
- a CDS encoding transglycosylase domain-containing protein, producing MANDSQSRAARRKQQNQSKKKNKSIFKKTLLVIGIVFLASVIGIGGLFTYYVATAPNLDGALLSDPASSKIYDMDEELYADLGTEKRTKISYTDLPDTLIDAVLATEDVRFFEHSGIDLRRIGAAVLANFTDGFGSEGASTITQQVVKDSFLSTDKTIKRKVQEQWIAIQLDREYSKEEILEMYLNKIYYGSGAYGVATAANTYFSKTDLSELTLAESAILAGLPQRPSAYAPTVNPDLTQERMETVLTLMVRHGKITEAEAEEAKAVNVEDILNVSVEQETPYQAFIQKVADEVEEKTGANIYTDGLQVYTTLDPVAQEEVELVLSNSDDNPIDFPDDELQSGIVVTATNTGAIRAIGGGRNRENNNGWNYAFQGDGRQAGSAIKPILDYGPAIEYLNWSTYQQINDDAPYEIGNEAGDTINNWNNQFQGWMSIRYALQWSLNVPAVKTLDEVGTSQAADFANGLGFNYDENNLGITEAIGGAESDVTPLVMAGAYSAFGNEGIYNEPYAVTKIVYDDGSSEDLKSEPVAAMSDSTAYMITDMLKSVVQSGTGTVANVSSIPMAGKTGTTDNDADIWFAGYSTNYTVSVWSGYPEGNERAVPDTKISQNLFNHVMSTISAGVETPDFERPSSVVEVKVEKGSNPAKLASSYTPSSQIVTELFKKGYEPEATSEKFEQIDPVSSLRASYDEESNLIDVSWSYNGDEDVTFQVSTGSNSTTTDNNELEISNVERGTSYTIEVIAISNTDESNVSEVKTVEVTVPEEEVEEEEPEEEIEEEEPVEPEETEEPEEPAEPEDTDENSEEQDDPASDDSTEDEETTEDPETPVVTPPEEEEETTQE from the coding sequence ATGGCAAATGATAGCCAATCTCGAGCAGCAAGAAGAAAACAACAAAATCAATCAAAAAAGAAAAATAAATCTATATTCAAAAAAACATTGCTAGTCATAGGCATTGTATTTTTAGCATCTGTTATCGGAATTGGTGGGTTATTCACTTATTATGTTGCCACTGCGCCTAACTTAGATGGTGCATTACTTTCAGATCCTGCTTCTTCAAAAATTTATGATATGGATGAAGAATTATATGCGGATCTAGGTACTGAAAAGCGAACAAAAATTAGTTATACAGATCTACCAGATACATTAATTGATGCGGTATTAGCAACAGAGGATGTCCGTTTCTTTGAACATTCTGGTATTGATTTAAGAAGGATTGGCGCAGCAGTTTTAGCCAATTTCACGGATGGATTTGGTTCCGAAGGTGCAAGTACAATTACACAACAGGTAGTAAAAGATTCATTTCTATCTACTGATAAAACAATAAAAAGAAAAGTACAAGAACAATGGATAGCGATTCAATTAGATCGTGAATATTCAAAAGAAGAAATACTTGAAATGTATCTAAATAAAATCTATTATGGCTCTGGTGCTTATGGTGTTGCAACAGCGGCAAATACGTATTTTAGTAAAACGGATTTATCAGAATTAACGCTTGCAGAATCTGCTATTTTAGCTGGTTTACCACAACGACCTTCTGCATACGCTCCAACAGTTAATCCTGATTTAACCCAAGAAAGAATGGAAACTGTTTTAACTTTAATGGTAAGACACGGTAAGATTACAGAAGCAGAAGCCGAAGAAGCGAAAGCTGTTAATGTAGAAGATATATTAAATGTTTCGGTAGAACAAGAAACACCGTATCAAGCTTTTATACAAAAAGTAGCCGATGAAGTGGAAGAAAAAACAGGTGCAAATATTTATACAGATGGTTTACAAGTTTACACTACACTTGATCCCGTTGCGCAGGAAGAAGTTGAATTGGTCTTATCTAATTCAGATGATAACCCTATTGACTTTCCGGATGACGAGTTACAATCAGGTATTGTTGTAACAGCTACCAATACCGGTGCTATTCGAGCTATTGGTGGTGGAAGAAATCGTGAAAATAATAATGGTTGGAATTACGCTTTTCAAGGTGATGGTCGACAAGCTGGTTCAGCAATTAAACCTATACTTGATTATGGACCTGCAATTGAATATCTAAATTGGTCAACATACCAACAAATAAATGATGATGCACCTTATGAAATTGGAAATGAAGCTGGGGATACGATTAATAACTGGAATAATCAATTCCAAGGATGGATGAGCATTCGATATGCCCTCCAATGGTCACTTAATGTTCCTGCCGTTAAAACGTTAGATGAAGTTGGTACGTCACAAGCAGCAGATTTCGCGAATGGTTTAGGTTTTAATTATGATGAAAATAATTTAGGTATTACAGAGGCGATTGGAGGAGCTGAATCAGATGTCACTCCACTAGTAATGGCTGGAGCTTATAGTGCATTTGGTAATGAAGGTATTTACAATGAACCATATGCTGTAACAAAGATTGTTTATGATGACGGTAGCTCAGAAGATTTGAAATCAGAGCCAGTAGCTGCTATGTCTGACTCAACTGCTTACATGATAACAGATATGTTGAAATCGGTAGTTCAAAGTGGTACAGGTACAGTTGCAAATGTATCTAGTATTCCAATGGCAGGGAAAACGGGAACAACTGATAACGATGCAGATATTTGGTTTGCAGGTTATAGCACAAATTACACTGTTTCTGTATGGTCTGGTTACCCAGAAGGTAATGAAAGAGCAGTACCTGATACAAAGATTTCACAAAATTTATTTAATCATGTTATGTCAACTATATCAGCAGGCGTTGAGACACCGGACTTTGAGAGACCTAGTTCTGTTGTTGAAGTGAAGGTTGAAAAAGGTTCAAACCCTGCTAAATTAGCAAGTTCATACACCCCGTCATCACAGATAGTTACTGAATTATTTAAAAAAGGTTATGAACCAGAAGCGACATCCGAAAAGTTTGAACAAATTGATCCTGTTTCAAGCTTACGTGCAAGTTATGATGAAGAATCGAATCTGATTGATGTCTCCTGGAGTTATAATGGTGACGAAGATGTTACATTCCAAGTTAGTACCGGTTCAAATAGTACAACTACTGATAATAACGAACTTGAAATAAGTAACGTGGAAAGAGGCACTTCTTACACCATTGAAGTTATTGCGATCAGTAATACTGATGAAAGTAATGTAAGTGAAGTAAAAACTGTTGAAGTCACTGTTCCAGAGGAAGAAGTTGAAGAAGAAGAACCTGAAGAAGAAATAGAAGAAGAAGAACCTGTGGAGCCTGAGGAAACGGAAGAACCCGAGGAACCCGCAGAACCTGAAGATACTGATGAAAATAGTGAAGAACAAGACGATCCAGCTAGTGATGATTCGACCGAAGATGAAGAAACGACAGAAGATCCAGAAACTCCTGTAGTTACTCCACCAGAAGAAGAAGAAGAAACGACACAAGAATAA
- a CDS encoding YpoC family protein: MQTEGIELLNEWKDKSGNISNLFHERKFQEASFPMQQFIKNYIHLLFLLNKEKWDEELDGVDKLENFTYKPLNIKERIQFIQSYPHQYHSYIHLNELYKETEKLYAKAEILEQ, from the coding sequence ATGCAAACTGAAGGGATAGAATTGTTGAACGAATGGAAAGATAAATCAGGAAATATTTCAAATCTATTTCATGAAAGAAAATTTCAAGAAGCTTCTTTTCCTATGCAACAGTTTATTAAAAACTATATTCACTTGTTATTTTTATTAAATAAAGAGAAGTGGGATGAAGAACTAGATGGTGTTGACAAACTGGAAAACTTCACCTACAAACCATTAAATATAAAAGAAAGAATTCAATTTATACAGTCATACCCACATCAATATCACTCTTATATTCATTTGAATGAATTGTATAAAGAAACAGAGAAACTGTATGCAAAAGCGGAAATATTAGAGCAATAA
- a CDS encoding ComEC/Rec2 family competence protein, translated as MNRFIHVFTLLLALFFFPVTGIINVIASTSPVEENELYVSFLNIPDGEATIIQTPDGKNFLINTGSKESRLELWKQLKELHVEKLDGLILTKQTEEYCGNIDQIHENFDVQNVYYANSEKQLLTGITNKTMWKKDDQIKLGSALNIHVLQTNTAGEMTFLIEFGKNSILYMSVNDPDSDKGLEAYNLQSEIIKIADYGQSNSPSAKLLQKMDPHISIVFNQEAGTPNKDLMERLNESWIDVYQLKQVGTTIIRMDLNDYEIIS; from the coding sequence ATGAATCGATTTATTCATGTTTTTACGCTTTTATTAGCGTTGTTCTTCTTTCCAGTAACTGGTATAATTAATGTGATTGCCTCAACATCGCCGGTCGAGGAAAACGAATTATATGTTTCATTTCTGAATATACCAGATGGTGAAGCAACTATTATTCAAACACCTGATGGTAAGAATTTTTTGATTAATACTGGTTCAAAAGAGAGTAGATTAGAGCTTTGGAAACAGTTAAAGGAACTACATGTAGAGAAGTTGGATGGCTTAATACTAACGAAGCAAACAGAAGAATACTGTGGTAATATAGATCAAATACACGAGAATTTTGATGTGCAAAATGTTTATTATGCAAATTCAGAAAAACAGTTATTAACAGGTATCACTAATAAAACAATGTGGAAAAAAGATGACCAAATCAAACTTGGTAGTGCTTTAAACATTCATGTATTACAAACAAATACTGCGGGAGAAATGACGTTTTTAATTGAATTTGGAAAAAACAGCATTTTGTATATGAGTGTCAATGATCCAGATAGTGATAAAGGATTGGAAGCTTACAATTTGCAGTCTGAAATAATTAAAATTGCTGATTATGGTCAAAGTAATTCCCCCAGCGCAAAATTGTTACAGAAAATGGATCCACATATTAGTATAGTTTTTAATCAAGAGGCTGGTACACCTAATAAAGATTTAATGGAGAGACTTAATGAATCTTGGATTGATGTCTACCAACTAAAACAAGTAGGAACGACAATTATCCGAATGGACTTGAATGATTACGAAATAATTTCATAA
- the nth gene encoding endonuclease III: protein MLNKKDIAYVLDSLKEMYPNAECELVHKNPFELVIAVLLSAQCTDNLVNKVTKNLFQKYQTPEDFLAVTVEELEQDIRSIGLYRNKAKNIQKLCQSLLDNFNGEVPESKADLETLAGVGRKTANVVASVAFKEPAIAVDTHVERVSKRLALCRWKDSVLEVEKTLMRKVPKEEWSDTHHRLIFFGRYHCKARNPNCPACPLLTICREGKKRMKQKEREEYAN from the coding sequence ATGCTTAATAAAAAAGATATTGCTTACGTTTTAGATAGTTTAAAGGAAATGTATCCAAACGCAGAATGTGAACTCGTGCATAAAAATCCATTTGAACTTGTAATTGCTGTTCTTTTATCAGCGCAGTGTACAGATAATTTGGTTAATAAAGTAACTAAAAATCTCTTCCAAAAATACCAAACTCCGGAAGATTTTTTAGCTGTAACAGTTGAAGAATTAGAGCAAGATATACGATCTATTGGTTTATATCGTAATAAAGCAAAAAATATACAAAAGCTTTGCCAATCATTATTGGATAACTTTAATGGAGAGGTTCCAGAAAGTAAAGCAGATTTAGAAACATTAGCTGGTGTTGGCCGTAAAACAGCAAATGTTGTTGCATCAGTAGCTTTTAAAGAACCAGCAATTGCTGTAGATACACATGTTGAACGTGTATCTAAACGATTGGCTTTGTGTCGTTGGAAAGATTCTGTCTTAGAAGTGGAGAAGACATTAATGCGCAAGGTCCCCAAAGAGGAGTGGAGTGATACACACCACCGCTTGATTTTCTTTGGTCGCTATCATTGTAAAGCAAGAAATCCTAATTGTCCTGCATGCCCCTTGTTAACTATTTGTCGAGAAGGTAAGAAAAGAATGAAACAAAAGGAACGTGAGGAATATGCAAACTGA
- a CDS encoding DnaD domain-containing protein, which translates to MKNKHSYQTFLRDQLTIPAKLLGEYHTLGLTEKDVIVLLQIHRFSISAVYFPTPDEIADCVSFDQQECSTILRKLIQKNMLAIEQNEAEQVLMGEQYSLEPLWEKLYQEAQPKKDDTDHELAMNIFLLFEQEFGRALSPFEIETINIWIDEDEQKPALIKAALREAVLMSKLNFKYIDRILREWKKKGIRSVEQAREQSKSFHSNQSNSNLEREEPKRDVSLYYNWLEDE; encoded by the coding sequence ATGAAAAATAAACATTCTTATCAAACCTTTTTGAGGGATCAATTAACGATTCCTGCAAAACTATTAGGAGAATATCATACACTTGGATTAACAGAAAAAGATGTCATTGTTCTTTTGCAAATTCATCGCTTTAGTATATCTGCGGTTTATTTTCCAACACCTGATGAAATAGCTGACTGTGTCTCGTTTGATCAACAAGAGTGTTCGACGATATTACGCAAATTAATACAAAAAAATATGTTAGCAATTGAACAAAATGAAGCAGAACAAGTTTTGATGGGTGAACAATATTCCCTCGAACCTTTGTGGGAGAAGTTATATCAGGAAGCTCAACCAAAAAAAGATGACACGGATCATGAGCTTGCAATGAATATCTTTCTTTTATTTGAACAAGAATTCGGACGAGCATTATCACCATTTGAAATTGAGACGATTAATATTTGGATTGATGAAGATGAACAAAAACCTGCACTTATTAAAGCAGCCTTACGTGAAGCTGTATTAATGAGTAAACTCAATTTTAAATATATAGATCGAATCTTACGAGAGTGGAAGAAGAAAGGAATTCGATCTGTTGAACAAGCAAGAGAACAGAGTAAATCATTCCATAGTAATCAATCAAATTCAAACTTAGAACGAGAAGAGCCAAAACGGGATGTCTCCTTGTATTACAATTGGTTAGAAGATGAATAA
- the recU gene encoding Holliday junction resolvase RecU, which yields MNYPNGSKASSQSKLTTNKNKTSFSNRGMTLEDDINDTNDYYRITNLAVIHKKPTPVQIVKVDYPKRSAAVIKEGYFKQASTTDYNGIYRSKYIDFEAKETKNKTSFPLSNIHDHQIDHMRTIIDHGGICFLLIRFAVYDQTFFLPAMKLFPYWDRQSNGGKKSIPYQEIKEAGVEIPIAFQARIDYLKIIDQLYF from the coding sequence ATGAATTACCCGAATGGGAGTAAAGCTTCCTCCCAGTCTAAACTTACTACTAATAAAAATAAGACAAGCTTTAGTAATCGTGGAATGACGTTAGAAGATGACATTAATGATACAAACGACTACTACCGTATCACGAATCTAGCAGTCATTCATAAGAAACCCACGCCAGTGCAAATTGTCAAAGTAGATTATCCGAAGCGAAGTGCAGCAGTAATCAAGGAAGGTTATTTTAAACAGGCTTCCACCACTGACTATAATGGGATATATCGATCCAAGTACATTGACTTTGAGGCAAAAGAAACGAAAAATAAAACATCGTTTCCTCTTAGCAATATTCATGATCATCAAATAGATCATATGAGGACAATTATCGATCATGGTGGTATCTGTTTTCTATTAATTCGATTTGCTGTATATGATCAAACTTTTTTTCTACCAGCAATGAAACTTTTCCCTTATTGGGATCGTCAATCTAATGGTGGAAAAAAATCTATTCCCTATCAAGAGATTAAGGAAGCTGGTGTTGAAATCCCAATAGCTTTCCAAGCACGAATAGATTATTTGAAAATTATTGACCAGCTTTACTTTTAG
- a CDS encoding YpmA family protein, whose protein sequence is MKDKIETLSTVKLTHSTDMYKIVDSLNRTLKEDDLMFGLALDEDDHEKAIFTIYRT, encoded by the coding sequence ATGAAGGATAAAATAGAAACATTATCAACAGTAAAATTAACACATTCAACAGACATGTATAAAATAGTTGACAGTTTAAATCGTACATTGAAAGAAGATGATTTAATGTTTGGATTAGCATTGGATGAGGATGATCATGAAAAAGCAATCTTTACTATTTACCGTACCTAA
- a CDS encoding pyridoxal phosphate-dependent aminotransferase yields the protein MELAHRVQALTPSSTLAITVKAKELKDAGHDVIGLGAGEPDFNTPSYILDAATNAMRSGFTKYTPAGGIVELKDAIIEKMRNDQHLDYDRDQIIVTTGAKHALYTLFQVLLNPDDEVIVPSPYWVSYPEQIKLAQGTPIYVEADEKSQFKLTPDQLKNAITDKTKAVIINSPSNPTGSMYTKSELNDLGKICLENNVLIVSDEIYEKLIYTEEAHVSIAEISDALKEQTIIINGVSKSHSMTGWRIGYAIGNKQIIKAMTGLASHSTSNPTSIAQYAALAAYSNGDEEIEQMRVAFQDRLEKTYQWLTAIPGITCVKPKGAFYLFPNVKEAVKMTGYKTVDDWVEAILEEEKVALVPGTGFGAAENVRLSYAISLEQLEEAMKRIKRFVINHQS from the coding sequence ATGGAATTAGCACATCGAGTACAAGCATTGACGCCATCCTCAACATTAGCAATTACTGTTAAAGCAAAAGAGCTAAAAGATGCAGGACATGATGTTATCGGATTAGGCGCAGGTGAACCAGATTTTAATACACCATCATATATTCTAGATGCAGCAACAAATGCAATGAGAAGTGGATTTACAAAGTACACTCCTGCAGGTGGTATAGTAGAGTTAAAAGATGCAATTATTGAGAAAATGAGAAACGATCAACATTTAGACTATGATCGAGATCAAATCATCGTTACTACTGGTGCTAAACATGCACTATATACTTTATTTCAAGTTTTGTTAAATCCTGACGATGAAGTAATTGTTCCTTCGCCTTATTGGGTAAGCTATCCAGAACAAATTAAGTTAGCCCAAGGTACACCTATTTATGTAGAAGCGGATGAAAAGAGCCAGTTTAAATTAACACCTGATCAACTAAAGAATGCGATAACAGATAAAACAAAAGCTGTTATTATTAATTCACCAAGTAACCCAACAGGTTCTATGTATACTAAATCGGAATTAAACGACCTTGGTAAAATTTGTTTGGAGAATAATGTTTTGATTGTCTCAGATGAAATTTATGAGAAGCTAATCTATACAGAAGAAGCACATGTATCAATAGCTGAGATTTCCGACGCATTAAAAGAACAAACCATCATTATTAATGGTGTATCAAAATCTCACTCTATGACAGGCTGGCGAATTGGTTATGCGATTGGCAACAAACAAATTATTAAAGCAATGACGGGACTAGCATCACATTCAACGTCAAACCCAACATCAATTGCACAATATGCTGCATTGGCTGCCTATTCAAACGGAGATGAAGAAATTGAACAGATGCGTGTAGCGTTCCAAGATAGATTAGAGAAAACCTATCAATGGCTCACTGCAATACCTGGTATTACATGTGTTAAACCAAAAGGTGCTTTTTATTTATTTCCAAATGTAAAAGAAGCAGTTAAGATGACAGGTTATAAAACAGTTGATGATTGGGTAGAAGCAATATTAGAAGAGGAAAAGGTAGCATTGGTTCCTGGAACTGGTTTTGGTGCAGCAGAAAATGTCAGACTTTCCTATGCGATTTCGTTAGAGCAACTAGAGGAAGCAATGAAGAGAATTAAACGATTTGTAATTAATCATCAATCATAA
- a CDS encoding DUF1798 family protein, with the protein MNLKETTIQLKKELELLKSNYLEQEKPAHKRDKDFFLFVKEKTIPVFQLNESWETLAAEHVKNRNIRVHPQQVASTRENMDLLLMHSYYIDVKRKRYMELYQSVQYVCDLILEDFQ; encoded by the coding sequence ATGAATTTAAAAGAAACAACCATTCAATTAAAAAAAGAATTAGAATTGTTGAAGTCAAATTATCTTGAACAAGAGAAACCAGCACATAAACGCGACAAAGACTTTTTCCTTTTTGTAAAAGAAAAGACAATTCCCGTGTTTCAATTAAATGAATCATGGGAAACTCTTGCAGCTGAGCATGTTAAAAACAGAAATATCCGTGTACATCCACAGCAAGTGGCATCGACAAGAGAGAATATGGATCTATTATTAATGCATAGTTATTACATAGATGTAAAAAGAAAAAGATATATGGAATTGTACCAATCCGTACAATATGTATGCGATTTAATATTAGAAGATTTCCAATAA
- a CDS encoding cytidine deaminase gives MDKETLIESAKEARKQAYIPYSKFAVGAALETRSGKVYLGCNIENAAYPVSLCAERVAIFKAISEGETEFKQLAVVADTDRAISPCGSCRQVMSEFFNQDVSVHITNLKNDLKTVTIDQLLPYSFQATDMK, from the coding sequence ATGGATAAAGAAACATTAATTGAAAGTGCAAAGGAAGCTAGAAAACAAGCATATATACCGTATTCTAAATTTGCAGTTGGTGCAGCCTTAGAAACAAGGTCTGGGAAAGTCTATTTAGGTTGTAATATTGAAAATGCTGCTTATCCTGTAAGCTTGTGTGCAGAGAGAGTAGCAATATTTAAAGCAATTTCAGAAGGAGAAACGGAATTCAAACAATTAGCGGTTGTTGCGGATACAGATAGAGCAATATCCCCTTGTGGATCATGTCGACAAGTGATGAGTGAATTTTTTAATCAAGATGTCTCTGTGCATATTACGAATTTAAAAAATGATTTAAAGACAGTAACAATTGATCAATTATTACCGTACTCTTTTCAAGCTACAGATATGAAATAA
- the asnS gene encoding asparagine--tRNA ligase, which translates to MKTTIDQVAKHVGEEVRIGTWLANKRSSGKIAFLQLRDGTGFIQGVVAKADVEEEIFQLAKNITQETSLYVTGTVVEDTRSAFGYELQVKEIEIIHAAVDFPITPKEHGTEFLMDHRHLWLRSKKQHAIMKIRNEIIRATYQFFNENGYMKIDPPILTGAAAEGTTELFHTQYFDEEAYLSQSGQLYMEAAAMAFGKVFSFGPTFRAEKSKTRRHLIEFWMIEPEMAFMNHEESLEVQENYVSYLAQAVLDNCQLELKTLERDVSKLEKIKAPFPRITYDKAVELLKEKGFTDIEWGEDFGSPHETAIAESFDLPVFITNYPADIKAFYMKPDPNRPEVVLCADLIAPEGYGEVIGGSQRIDDLELLKQRYDEHKLSGDAYKWYLELRQFGSVPHAGFGLGLERTVAWFSGVEHVRETIPFPRLLNRLYP; encoded by the coding sequence ATGAAAACAACAATAGATCAAGTAGCAAAACATGTAGGGGAAGAAGTGAGAATTGGCACATGGTTAGCCAATAAAAGATCAAGTGGTAAAATTGCTTTTCTTCAACTTAGAGATGGAACAGGTTTTATCCAAGGTGTCGTTGCAAAAGCTGATGTAGAAGAGGAAATCTTTCAATTGGCTAAAAATATAACGCAAGAAACATCATTGTATGTTACTGGGACTGTTGTAGAAGATACACGTTCAGCGTTTGGTTATGAACTACAAGTCAAAGAAATTGAAATTATTCATGCTGCAGTTGATTTTCCGATAACACCAAAAGAGCATGGTACTGAGTTTTTAATGGATCATCGTCATTTATGGTTACGTTCTAAAAAACAGCATGCAATTATGAAAATCCGTAACGAAATAATTCGTGCAACTTACCAATTTTTCAATGAAAATGGCTATATGAAAATTGATCCACCGATTTTAACTGGAGCTGCTGCAGAAGGTACGACAGAATTGTTTCACACACAATACTTCGATGAAGAGGCATATCTTTCACAAAGTGGCCAATTATACATGGAAGCAGCAGCAATGGCGTTTGGTAAAGTATTTTCTTTTGGACCAACTTTCAGAGCAGAAAAGTCTAAAACACGAAGACATTTAATTGAGTTCTGGATGATTGAACCAGAAATGGCATTTATGAATCATGAGGAAAGTTTAGAAGTTCAAGAAAATTATGTTAGTTATTTAGCGCAAGCAGTTTTAGATAATTGTCAATTAGAATTAAAAACACTTGAACGTGATGTATCTAAATTAGAAAAAATTAAAGCGCCATTTCCACGGATTACATATGATAAAGCGGTGGAACTCCTTAAAGAAAAAGGTTTCACAGATATTGAGTGGGGCGAAGATTTTGGATCTCCTCATGAAACGGCGATTGCAGAAAGTTTTGACTTACCAGTATTTATTACGAATTACCCAGCCGACATTAAAGCCTTCTACATGAAGCCTGATCCAAATCGGCCAGAAGTAGTCTTATGTGCTGACTTGATTGCACCAGAAGGCTATGGTGAGGTTATAGGCGGGTCACAAAGAATAGATGACCTGGAATTATTGAAGCAGCGTTATGATGAACATAAATTATCAGGTGATGCTTACAAATGGTATTTAGAATTACGTCAATTTGGAAGTGTTCCACATGCAGGATTCGGATTAGGTTTAGAAAGAACGGTTGCATGGTTCTCAGGTGTTGAACACGTACGTGAGACAATTCCTTTTCCACGTCTGTTAAATCGACTATATCCATAA
- a CDS encoding DUF5590 domain-containing protein: protein MKKQSLLFTVPNWLSWILVGFILLIIGIFVYSVILYQTVEANKTSDFSTSEERVLEETAIIEIDDISRYHGEIYYNVVEGQTETGDSILAFVEVSNQEVEIKTFELSNFLDKNTLLSQWQNSCSTSCELLQSQYGIRGDTPLLELSYFDAEDRLSYAYYRLDDGSYDSGVSFSNDY from the coding sequence ATGAAAAAGCAATCTTTACTATTTACCGTACCTAATTGGCTAAGTTGGATTCTAGTTGGATTTATTCTGCTTATTATTGGAATCTTTGTTTACAGTGTCATCTTGTATCAAACTGTAGAAGCGAATAAAACGTCCGACTTTTCAACTTCAGAAGAACGTGTGCTAGAAGAAACAGCGATCATTGAAATAGATGATATTTCTCGCTATCACGGTGAGATTTATTATAATGTGGTAGAGGGACAGACAGAAACTGGTGACAGTATCCTTGCCTTTGTAGAGGTTTCAAATCAAGAAGTTGAGATAAAAACTTTTGAGTTATCTAATTTTTTGGATAAGAATACGTTATTATCACAATGGCAAAATTCCTGTAGTACATCATGTGAGCTATTACAATCACAATACGGGATCAGAGGGGATACCCCATTGTTAGAATTAAGTTACTTTGATGCAGAAGATCGATTAAGTTATGCATACTACCGCTTAGATGATGGGTCTTATGATAGTGGTGTATCGTTTTCAAATGATTATTAA